GGGTGGGTCGACGGCGATTCGGCTCGGGGCCGCGGAGTTCGTCGATCCGGTGCCCTCGATGTTCTGGTTCCGCGATCCCGACGGAAACACCTTGTTGATCGTCGGCGCGAACTGAAGCCGGTGACGGGTCGTTGACTGTGCTGGAGCAGGAGGAGGAACGATGAAATACATGCTGATGATCTGCGGCGACGACTCCGTCGAGCTCACGCCCGAGGAGGAGGCGGCGATGGGGCCGGACACCGAGTCCTGGGTGACCGAGATGGACGGTCGCGGTGTTCGGCTCGAGGGCGACCGGTTGCGGCCGGTGAGCGACGCGACGAGCGTGCGCGTGCGCGACACGGAGGTGCTGATCGTCGACGGGCCGTTCGCGGAGACGAAGGAACAGATGGCCGGGTTCGACATCATCGAGTGCGCCGACCTCGACGAGGCGATCGGGGTTGCCGCGAAGCATCCCATGGCCCGGCACGGTGTGATCGAAGTCAGGCCGTTCTGGCCGCTATGACACCCGACGCACGGGCGGCGGTCGCCGAAGCCTTCCACGAGGAGTGGGGGCGGGTGGTCGCCACCCTGATCCGGGTCACGGGCGACTGGGACCTCGCCGAAGAGTGCGCCCAGGACGCGTTCGCCGAGGCGCTGAAGCGCTGGCCCGACACCGGCGTTCCGCGTCGCCCGGGTGGATGGCTGACGACCGTGGCGCGCAACCGTGCCCTGGATCGGCTGCGCCGTAAGACGACCGAGGCGATCAAGCTGAAAGAGGTTGCCATGCTGTCGAGCCCGACCGAGACCAACGACGACGGCAACGCCATCGGGGACGACCGGCTGCGGCTGATCTTCACCTGCTGCCATCCGGCACTGCCGCTCGACGCGCGCGTCGCCCTCACGCTACGGACTCTCGCCGGTCTCACCACCGCCGAGATAGCCCGGGCCTTCCTCGTGCCCGAGGCCACGATGGCAAAGCGACTGGTGCGCGCCAAGCACAAGATCGCGAACGCCAACATCCCCTACCGCGTCCCGCCCGCGCCACTCCTTCCGGTGCGGCTGACGGGAGTTCTGGCCGTGCTCTACCTGCTCTTCAACGAGGGTTACTCGGTCTCGGCAGGGGAGGAGACACTCCGCGAGAGCCTCAGCACCGAAGCGATCCACCTGAGCCGGGCGCTCGTAGAGCTGATGCCGGACGAACCCGAGACGGACGGGCTGCTCGCGCTGATGCTCCTGCAGCACTCCCGACGACGCGCGCGAATCGACGACGACGGCGAGCTCGTCACGCTCGAGGATCAGGACCGCACCCAATGGGACCGGGCGGGCATCGACGAAGCGGTCGATCTGCTCACCGACGCCTTGCGTATGGGGCGGGCGGGTCCGTATCAGCTGCAGGCGGCGATAGCCGCATGCCACGCCGAGGCGGCCGACTGGACCACGACCGACTGGGTCGAGATCGCCGCGCTCTACCAGCGGCTCGGCACCGTCGCGCCCTCTCCGATCGTGGAGCTCAACCGCGCCGTGGCGATCGCCATGGCTGACGGCCCGGCCGCCGGCCTGGCGATCGTGCAGGAGCTGGCGAACGCACCCGCGCTGCGCGGCTACTACCTTCTCGACGCGACACGCGCCGATCTGTTGCGCCGGCTCGGTCGTGGGCCCGAGGCCGCCGAGAGTTACCGCCGGGCGCTCGCACTGGTCGGTTCGGAGCCCGAGCGGCGTTTCCTGGAACGCCGGCTCGGCGAGGTCGCCGCCGACGACTGACATCCGTCGCCGGTGCTGCGTTTCTGGATTGTTACGGCGACGCTCTTGACCATTCCTCCCCGGCAACCTAGCGTCCCTGGATTGAAAGGTTTCAGCATATCGGGCGGATGAACGGTGGGCAGGCGTGAAAACCAGGTCGCTCGGCTCGACCCAGGTCGGATGTGTCGGTTTCGGCGGCGCACCGGTGTCCCTCCGCCCGGACCGCCCGTCCGACGACGAGGGCGTCGGTGTCGTGCATGCCGCGTTGGACGCCGGCATGACCCTCTTCGACACGGCTGACGTCTACACGCCGGCCGGAACCGGCAGCGGGCACAGTGAACGGTTGATCGCCCGCGCGCTCCGCGAGCGGAGCGGGCGGGCCGACGACGTTCTGGTCGCGACGAAGGGAGGGAAGTACTGGGACGCCGCGGGCGACGTACAGATCGATGCAAGTCCGGACCGGCTCAGAGCCGCCTGCGAGGCCAGCCTGCTCGCCCTCGGAATCGACGTCATCGATCTCTACCAGCTGCACGAGGTCGACCCGGTCGTCCCCCTCGAGGACTCCGTCGGGGCGCTCGCCGCGCTCCAGCGCGAGGGCAAGATCGCCCAGATCGGCCTGTGCAACGTGACGGTCGAGGAGGTCGACCGGGCCCTGGCTGTGGCGCCGATCGTGAGCGTGCAGAACCGCTATTCGCCCGCGGTCACCGACAGCGACCCGGTGCTCGACCGGTGTGCGGCCCTCGGCATCGCGTTCCTGCCGTGGGGACCGCTGACCGGCTTCCGCCCCGGTGATCCGAAAACCCCCGTTCAGGACCGGTTCGCAGCCGTCGCCGGGCGCCTCGGCGTGTCGGTGCAACGGGTGGTGCTGGCCTGGGAGTTGGCCCGCTCACCGGTGATGCTTCCCATTCCGGGGTCGACGCGTGTTTCC
The DNA window shown above is from Mycobacteriales bacterium and carries:
- a CDS encoding RNA polymerase sigma factor → MTPDARAAVAEAFHEEWGRVVATLIRVTGDWDLAEECAQDAFAEALKRWPDTGVPRRPGGWLTTVARNRALDRLRRKTTEAIKLKEVAMLSSPTETNDDGNAIGDDRLRLIFTCCHPALPLDARVALTLRTLAGLTTAEIARAFLVPEATMAKRLVRAKHKIANANIPYRVPPAPLLPVRLTGVLAVLYLLFNEGYSVSAGEETLRESLSTEAIHLSRALVELMPDEPETDGLLALMLLQHSRRRARIDDDGELVTLEDQDRTQWDRAGIDEAVDLLTDALRMGRAGPYQLQAAIAACHAEAADWTTTDWVEIAALYQRLGTVAPSPIVELNRAVAIAMADGPAAGLAIVQELANAPALRGYYLLDATRADLLRRLGRGPEAAESYRRALALVGSEPERRFLERRLGEVAADD
- a CDS encoding YciI family protein; this translates as MKYMLMICGDDSVELTPEEEAAMGPDTESWVTEMDGRGVRLEGDRLRPVSDATSVRVRDTEVLIVDGPFAETKEQMAGFDIIECADLDEAIGVAAKHPMARHGVIEVRPFWPL
- a CDS encoding aldo/keto reductase is translated as MKTRSLGSTQVGCVGFGGAPVSLRPDRPSDDEGVGVVHAALDAGMTLFDTADVYTPAGTGSGHSERLIARALRERSGRADDVLVATKGGKYWDAAGDVQIDASPDRLRAACEASLLALGIDVIDLYQLHEVDPVVPLEDSVGALAALQREGKIAQIGLCNVTVEEVDRALAVAPIVSVQNRYSPAVTDSDPVLDRCAALGIAFLPWGPLTGFRPGDPKTPVQDRFAAVAGRLGVSVQRVVLAWELARSPVMLPIPGSTRVSTVADSAAAADLPLSVHDVGWLAGETTAATP